A segment of the Trifolium pratense cultivar HEN17-A07 linkage group LG7, ARS_RC_1.1, whole genome shotgun sequence genome:
tataaataaacctAACAAATAATAGCTTTAAATTTTTTGCAACATATATATTAAGCTTCATATTAAATATAACATATGATTGAATGAAagttaaaattttcaaatgaaaataagCAATTATGTTCGAAATCATCTCAAAATCCAATCCAATGCAATCCAATCCACTggtttttacaaaataatatccaaacacatccaaataATTTCCGTTTTTTgctattttcagtttttttggatcaattttcagttattatttagatttgtttggatttgagcacccctaacCACATATACTTTGATTGGGAAATATATACAAATTAGTGCGAATTAACCTGAAATTCATTTGcagtttgatttggttttcaatgacaaataaataaatccgATCAAATCCGAACCAACATTATGCAGTTTAATTTGCATCGGTTTTTGGGTATCCACtctataaattgtaattttttttaataaattacaatattataaatagtatttgaccaaattaaccaaagatgagaaactTCAATTTATTTACAATGATGAATATTCATTCTTAAtgattatttgataaaatggACAAACTTATCAACGCAAAATATAAGCGCTTATATCCGTAATTTCATTTCAATTAGCCAACACAATATTTCGTTTCATCTATTTTTAACCACCttcaatattaattaaaatgaatttgtAAGTTCATAACTTAAATGATAACTACGTTGgccaatattaattaaaatatgtgatttattttttgcGAATTCAACAATATTATCCGATGATTACTTATACAATACATAGCCAAATACTGCGTCAAAAGCAACATCCTCATTATTACTAAAATATACTAATTATCAATATTAGTTTAAGGAAATCACATATTttgtaatgttatttatattttatttttctgtttttttattttttaataatcaattCATCTAAATTTTGCAACTTTGAGCTTGGCATTTTATTCTATACAACTAAACACCCACTTTAAACTTTGTATACATGTACtcataatatttaaattaaatatactaACATTAAAACAAACCAAGAAACAGTTTCATTGTTTAACAACCATAAATTACATTCAACATAAACTAATGAAAATAAAGGATAAACATCAACCCTAAACATAATTACCACAAAGTCAAACCAAATTAGACTTAGATAAACTACATTTTACAATGcatccaacaccttcattgatTAAGATCTTCTTAAGCTAAAACATTAAACATTAAAAACTAAGTATCTTAAATACCATAATCAAAACCCTGCATCAACCAGCATCCAACATACTCAGATTTCTCAgctcatattttaaaaacacGCACAACATTATTACCAAAGTTAACAAGCGAAAAATTAAAGCATAGTTGATCACCAGCACGAAACCCATTTTCACGACAAAAACCATACCAGCGGGGACCTAAGGCTGTCATCCAAAAAGGATTGTCATGAGTTGCAATTTGCAATTCAGTCTTTGTTCCATTGTCACAACAAGCAGTTATCACATTCAAGTTTGAGTTTCGGACATAAATTTCAAAAGCATTCCATATGCtctgttttttaattaaaaacatcaTCAGTAAATCTTCAAAACAAGTATCATATTATCAAGATTTCTAAGGAATCAAAATTACATCTATTAGAAAACTCACCAAGTAAGGATTGCTAATATTATCCCGCGTAAGTTCAACTTGGAACCTCACAGAATTACCACGACAAACAGATCGACTGTGATAATCTGGAATTTCATCTTCACTTTCAAATCTGCTTGAACCCATAATACCAAAAAGATCTTTACCATGATAGGCGAAATGGATTACCTCATTCTGATGCAGATCAAATACCTCTCTCATCTCTGCCCATCCATCTGTAAGAAGAGGATGAACTTCATCTTTGTTGTATGTAACAACATGATGTTCAAATCGATAATCCATTATTCTCCACTGAGAAGGAAGTTCATCTCCAAATTGACGAATGAAGTTTGGATCCACCTCTCCAAATTTCTATTTCAGTTCTCAACAACAAatgattatttttcataaaaattgtgTTCGAAATAATATCAACAAATCATTTCAAAACATAATTTCAGTTTTAACATATATGAAACCATTATCGAGCATAAATTATCAACAAATCAAATGTGaaattcatgaaaaaaaaacaaatagatcGTTTTACCTGCTTTGTGAAGAAGATGGTTGTAAAGCTTCCAAGAGGTTTGACATCCATGAAATCACTAAAGTATGACTCCATTCAATTTTGGAAGAATGCAAGGACAATCAAACTATTTTTTGAGCAAAGAGTGGTAACCGAACTATGTTACTCTAAACTCAATAGTACTTTGAGATTTggcattaaaaaaatcaattaaaatacaaataaaatattggaTTACATTAGCCAAAATCTTATCCTATCCAACTACCACTATTTGTTATGTCAAACTCACTATCTCCTTCCCAATTTGACTGGCACAGTTAACAATTGTGACTTATaaatacatattaattttttaattttattggttAATATAAGTTGTAAAACTAAGTCAATGATGAAATACATTTCTTTAGAAGTCCAtcctaaaatcaaattttatttttatataggcttaattaatcTATTGGTCacttaaagacattttaaatttcacaatggtcccttaaataaaaaaaaagcttcGATTAATCCCTTACATAAAAAAAGGACCAAATCGTTCGCTTAATCATCAATTAAGGTCAAGATAAATCAAGCTGGACAATATGAATGGGAAAAAATTTTAACTTATATCCcctatcctttttatatttttcgtTCTGATATCGAAAATCTTTTTCCTCAGACCccgtctatttttttttctaaaattcattctattatatttatatttgttctataatatagaaaaaatacattattctacaatttaaaccaaatatattaattttttaatataaccgaaaaaaaatatatatacttaaCTACAAAATCTATACTTCTCAATTATTCTAACTTTCTAACTTTACCAAAAACATATACAACACTGAGTTGTCTTTTTCCAATAGAACAAGACTACAATACAAACTTCAGAAACTAAATTCTTCAACAAAAAATCTATTATCTTCCTCTGTGGCCACAACAAATCACTCTTCCTTCTTCTGCTGTAGTCCAATCTGGATCTGCAATGAAACCATCTTCAGGAAGGTAAAAAGCTCAATTTCTTCAACTAATTTACCTTTCCAACTGATCATAATATCCAATTGCATGCTTCAATATGgttcgatttttttttctttttcaattaatcCTGTTTGTAAGGTATAGTTTTTATATGTTCTAtatcaaaatcatcaacaaaatatAATCCTCATATTCAACTGATGCATAAGttgtattaattttataaatattgtatcttatgttttaaattaattatagttTAATATATGTTGCTGTGAAACCATTTGAAGTAATGATGAAATACTACTTATATCAGGACTGATAACCAAAGGAACAACAAATTTGAAACAATCATTTGTCCTGATGAGGTATACGAttcaatttatataatttagttttgataatttgaagtatATTTTTAAACGATCATTTAAAAATCATAAATCCAATAAACTTtaggacaaaattgaaataccAAGGAGTTTCATTGAGGAATGGAAACATGAACTGCTCAAAATACAACATGCCAGAATAACTACAGCTGATAAATCATCGATAATAAGTTTATGTTTAACCGATAAGGAAGGTTTCATATATTCTGCGCGTATGTTAGCTGAAGTATTTGGTTTCCAAAAACCAACTAAAGTGATTCTGGATTATAACATTAGTGATGATGAGTTCCAAATGACGGTGATTGCAACTATCGATCATAGTAATCGGCCAACAACATTCGAAACTATCATCAATCCATCTGAGGTACATTGCAATTCATTATAAACTGACTTTGTATTCATCAGTGTTATgcaaaaatttaaatcaataactaaggtttttttcaaatttagaGGAACATTCACATCCCAATTGATTTCTATCAACAATGGGAAAGGGAATTGAATCGACTTAGCTATGGTCAGATTGTGTGCAATGATACATCAGTACCTGTGTATTTTCAATTCAAAGACACTGATAAAGTTATGTTTGGAAATGATATTTGCTATACTTTTGGATTGAAAAAACCGACAAAAGTGTGTCTAGAGTATACAATTACAAACAATCAGTTTTCATTGACTTTCATTGAATCATTTGATGATCAATCAAATGCATCGACTGAAGTTTTTGAAGAAGGCTTAAATGATGATGAATCTGATGAGGGAACCATAATCTTGGTAATGTACATTCGTAATATTTCTTTTAACTTCATTACCAATTTAAATCTATTTGCAAAATAAATCTTCTGAACCATACTGTTTATTT
Coding sequences within it:
- the LOC123898335 gene encoding uncharacterized protein LOC123898335 — protein: MESYFSDFMDVKPLGSFTTIFFTKQKFGEVDPNFIRQFGDELPSQWRIMDYRFEHHVVTYNKDEVHPLLTDGWAEMREVFDLHQNEVIHFAYHGKDLFGIMGSSRFESEDEIPDYHSRSVCRGNSVRFQVELTRDNISNPYLSIWNAFEIYVRNSNLNVITACCDNGTKTELQIATHDNPFWMTALGPRWYGFCRENGFRAGDQLCFNFSLVNFGNNVVRVFKI
- the LOC123898483 gene encoding uncharacterized protein LOC123898483 isoform X2, which translates into the protein MKPSSGSDDEFQMTVIATIDHSNRPTTFETIINPSERNIHIPIDFYQQWERELNRLSYGQIVCNDTSVPVYFQFKDTDKVMFGNDICYTFGLKKPTKVCLEYTITNNQFSLTFIESFDDQSNASTEVFEEGLNDDESDEGTIILDNVEEDEDSDEPQDDVQNLNNQEAVDADEEPIEWNKIVTTSMAKLSKNQVLHFPNALSRGVLSQATFLDLISEDIDFHYRCPIHTSEISQNMGAIEKFIGDGWYAYMLNQRPRPGDTFLFQLFPDTFELFVTLQRRN
- the LOC123898483 gene encoding uncharacterized protein LOC123898483 isoform X1 codes for the protein MKPSSGRTDNQRNNKFETIICPDEDKIEIPRSFIEEWKHELLKIQHARITTADKSSIISLCLTDKEGFIYSARMLAEVFGFQKPTKVILDYNISDDEFQMTVIATIDHSNRPTTFETIINPSERNIHIPIDFYQQWERELNRLSYGQIVCNDTSVPVYFQFKDTDKVMFGNDICYTFGLKKPTKVCLEYTITNNQFSLTFIESFDDQSNASTEVFEEGLNDDESDEGTIILDNVEEDEDSDEPQDDVQNLNNQEAVDADEEPIEWNKIVTTSMAKLSKNQVLHFPNALSRGVLSQATFLDLISEDIDFHYRCPIHTSEISQNMGAIEKFIGDGWYAYMLNQRPRPGDTFLFQLFPDTFELFVTLQRRN